CCACATGCTCCACCGCTTGTGCGGGCCCCCGTCAATTCATTTGAGTTTTAACCTTGCGGCCGTACTCCCCAGGCGGTCTATTTAACGCGTTAGCTCCGGAAGCCACGCCTCAAGGGCACAACCTCCAAATAGACATCGTTTACGGCGTGGACTACCAGGGTATCTAATCCTGTTTGCTCCCCACGCTTTCGCACCTGAGCGTCAGTCTTCGTCCAGGGGGCCGCCTTCGCCACCGGTATTCCTCCAGATCTCTACGCATTTCACCGCTACACCTGGAATTCTACCCCCCTCTACGAGACTCAAGCCTGCCAGTTTCGAATGCAGTTCCCAGGTTGAGCCCGGGGATTTCACATCCGACTTGACAGACCGCCTGCGTGCGCTTTACGCCCAGTAATTCCGATTAACGCTTGCACCCTCCGTATTACCGCGGCTGCTGGCACGGAGTTAGCCGGTGCTTCTTCTGCGGGTAACGTCAATGGCTAAGGTTATTAACCTTAACCCCTTCCTCCCCGCTGAAAGTACTTTACAACCCGAAGGCCTTCTTCATACACGCGGCATGGCTGCATCAGGCTTGCGCCCATTGTGCAATATTCCCCACTGCTGCCTCCCGTAGGAGTCTGGACCGTGTCTCAGTTCCAGTGTGGCTGGTCATCCTCTCAGACCAGCTAGGGATCGTCGCCTTGGTGAGCCGTTACCTCACCAACTAGCTAATCCCATCTGGGCACATCCGATGGCAAGAGGCCCGAAGGTCCCCCTCTTTGGTCTTGCGACATTATGCGGTATTAGCTACCGTTTCCAGTAGTTATCCCCCTCCATCGGGCAGTTTCCCAGACATTACTCACCCGTCCGCCACTCGTCAGCAAAGCAGCAAGCTGCTTCCTGTTACCGTTCGACTTGCATGTGTTAGGCCTGCCGCCAGCGTTCAATCTGAGCCATGATCAAACTCTTCAATTTAAGTTTGATGCTCTTAGAATTAAACGTCGTAATGAATTACGTGTTCACTCTTTGAGACTTGGTATTCATTTTTCGTCTTGCGACGTTAAGAATCCATGTCACTCTGAGTGCCCACACAGATTGTCTGATAAATTGTTAAAGAGCAGTGCCGCTTCGCTTTTTCTCAGCGGCGCGGGGTGTGCATAATACGCTTTCCCGCTTCAGAGTCAAGCATTTATTTCGCTTTTCTCTGTCGGTGTTCATCACTGGTTTTCACCGGAGAACCCTGCTGACCCGGCGGCTTGCGTGCCGTTGTTCCGTGTCAGTGGAGGCGCATTATAGGGAGTTATTTCGGGCTGACAAGGGGAAATTTAAAATAATTTTCCGAGTGCGTAATATTTACCCAAAACAGCGTTAAACCGTCAGTTTTTCGAGCGATTCAAAGCCATAGCGCTGCAAAACGGGCAATAATTGCTCAGTTTCTGGCGTCATCGCCATGCAATAGGCAATGTTGGCATCTGCTGATTTCGCATCCGGCGCTTCATGTTCCAGTAGCCAGGCAGTACGTCGTGCAATGGCCGCCCCGGAATCGACCAGTCGCGTTCCTTCAGGCAGAACCTGTAAGAGTTCTTCCTGCAACAGGGGAAAGTGGGTGCAGCCAAGTACCACGGTATCAGGCGGCTCCGGCATCCGCAGCCATGGGCGCAGGATCCGTTGCAGTTCTTCCAGCGGCACGGGTTCGCCGTGCAACTTCGCTTCCGCCAGTTCCACCAGCTCTGCGGACCCCAGCATGGCTATCTGGCACTCATTGGCAAAGCGCGCGATCAGTTCATGCGTATAAGGGCGCTTCACCGTCCCGCGCGTGGCCAGAAGCCCGACAACCCCGTTCGCCGTCAGACGCGCCGCCGGTTTGATCGCCGGTACCACGCCCACAACCGGGAAAGCGAACTTCTCACGTAAGGCAGGAAGAGAGACCGTACTGGCCGTGTTACAGGCGATAACGGCCAGAGAAAGAGGATAACGCTGCTGTACCGCCGTCACGATCTCAACAACGCGCTCAACGATAAATGCCTCGCTCTTCTCCCCATAAGGAAAAGCCACGTTATCGAAAGCATAGATATAGTGGAGATCCGGCAGGAGATGCCGAATCTCATCATAGACCGACAACCCACCGACACCGGAATCAAATACCAGCACGGTGGGGCGCGGATCAGAAGGTGTAGCTGCCAGACAAGGTGTATTCCCGTCCTGCAGTTTGGTAGCCATAAACTGTCTCGTAATCTTTATCGAACAGGTTGGCTATTTTACCACGAACTGTGAGATGTGAGGTGACTGGATATGAAAGTCCGAGGTCCCACACGCTCAGCCCGCCCATTTTCACCTTCCGGGAATTGTCGTAGTCGTAATCGTAACGCTCGCCAATATACTGATAGGTCACATCCCAGCCCAGATCGTAGACCTGTCCGCTGAGCTCGTACTTCACCTGCTGTTTAGCGCGACGATAAAGCGGCTGATCGGTTTCATCATCACGCGGATCAACATACTGCAACGTTAAGCGATGATCGACCGGCCCGGTCGTCAGGTTCCCGGTCCATTCCAGACCTTTGATGGTCGCGGATTTGACGTTGAAGTAGGTATTGTTGTTGTAGTCGATCAGGTTCTGAATTTTGTAGCGATAGGTCGACAGACGCCAGTCAAGCGGACCGGTCAGCCCTTCTAATCCGGCTTCCCACTGCTTCGACTCTTCCGGCTTCAGGTTTGGGTTAGAGGCGATCCCAAAACGCTCCGCACCAAACTGTTGCCCCAGTGAAGGCGCAAGGAAGCCCGTGCCATAGGAAAGCGTCACTTTATAGTCATCAACAAACTGCCATCCCGCCGCTGTTTGCCAGGTACCATGCCAGCCGAACTGGTCGTCATGGTCTTCACGGCCCGACGCTTCCAGCGTCACGCTATCAATCTGCTGTTGCCCGGTGAGATAGAGGCCCGTGTTATCACGCTTATAGTTGTCTGTCCCATACTCGCCGAAGGACATCAGCTTTTCTTGTTTCCAGTCGACACCAGCACTGACAGCGCCGTGCCCGACAATAACGTTGTTGCCCCACTGGACGTAGCGTTGTTCCATATCATCAAGGCTATAACCTGTGGCATAGCGCCCATTCAGGCTGCTGTAGTTATAGTCCTTAATTCGCTGGTAGTTAGCGACCAGTTGTGACGAGTAGATTCCAGAATTGAAGCGCAGCCCCGTATCCCAAGATTGAGTGTAATTCTGGTGCTCGTCGTTTCCGCCGTCATATCCCCAGTTCCCCTGGTCGTAATCGGCATTACTGGCATAGCCGTAGCCACGAAAGTAACCATCGAATTGATCGTTAAATTTGTGCTCAACACCACCCCAGAAGAGTTTATTGCGATAACCATCGCGATCGCTGTCGCCGCTATAGCTGGAACGCGGCTGAACGTCGAAGCCTTTGGTGGTCTGATAAGCCCCGGCCGCGGTTACCACGGTATCGCCAAAACGCTGGCGGTACGTACCGTCATATTGCTGATAACCTTTTGACCCCACGCCAGCATTAATCTGCGAACGTTCCTCACCCGTCATAGTGATGATGTTCACTACGCCGCCAATCGCGCCAGAGCCATAAATCGCTGAGCGCGGGCCGCGGATATACTCAATGCGCTGCACCAGCGACACCGGGATCTGGTCAATATCGGAATTATTCGTAATGCCCGGACGGGCGACCGGAATACCATCGACTAACACCAGAACGTGTTTCGCTTCGGTACCCCGCACAAACAGAGAAGAGCTTTGCCCCATGCCGCCATTCTGGGCGACATCCACGCCTGGCAGGCGGCGCATGACATCCAGAACGGTTCGGGACTGCCAGCGTTCGATATCCTCGCGGGTGACAATATCGGTCGGGGCCAGAACGGTATTAACAGGTTGTTGAAAACGGTTTGCTGTCACGACAAGCGTGTCAGGGGTGGCATCCTGTGCCCAACCCGAAAAGGCCGTGACGGAGAGCGCCGTCAGCAGCGATGTTTTTTTAATCATTGTAAAGCATCCACAATATAAGAAGGATGCCGCAGGTCCCACCGATAGTACGCGATGATGAAAACCAGTTGCGACGTTAGCCGGCAGGTCTTCGGGCTTGGAAGGTTATCCACGGATATAAGAGATGAAGACTTCCCACCCAACAGGCAGTGTCTGCTTACGCTCTCATCTCACCTTTCCTTACCGCTGCGCGTCAGCTCCAGATTTACACTGGATTCCCTATTAACTCACAGGACCGGCACACGGATGCTACAGTTTGTAACATCTTACTGTCCAGCGTGTTTGTTAAATATGAGAGATCATCAATGACTGGACATCTGTTGAGCAATCCCTACAATCCCCGCGTACTTTTATTTTTCAGGATACATCATGACCCCCGAACACCTTCCGACAGAACAGTATGACGTGCAGCTCGCCGAAAAAGTGGTGCGCTTGCAGAGTATGATGGCGCCCTTTTCTGACCTTGTCCCGGAAGTGTTTCGTTCGCCGGTCAGTCACTACCGTATGCGTGCTGAATTCCGCATCTGGCACGATGGCGATGACCTCTATCACATCATTTTTGACCAACAGAGCAAAAGCCGAATCAGCGTCGACAGCTTCCCTGCGGCGAGTGAACTGATTAACCAGTTGATGACCGCGATGATCGCAGGCGTGCGCGACAACCGCGTGTTGCGCCATAAACTGTTCCAGATTGATTACCTCACCACCATGAGTAATCAGGCAGTGGTTTCGCTGCTGTATCATAAAAAGCTGGACGACGAATGGCGTGAAGCCGCCGAAGCGCTCCGCGACGCCCTGCGTGCGCAGAACCTGAACGTGCATCTGATTGGCCGCGCGACAAAAACCAAAATCGCGCTGGATCAGGACTACATTGATGAACGTTTGCCAGTTGCGGGCAAAGAAATGATCTATCGCCAGGTTGAGAACAGCTTTACGCAGCCAAATGCGGCCATGAACATTCAGATGCTGGAGTGGGCGCTGGATGTCACTAAAGGCTCGAAAGGCGACCTGCTTGAACTGTACTGCGGTAACGGCAACTTTTCTTTAGCGCTGGCACGCAATTTTGACCGTGTGCTGGCCACCGAAATCGCCAAACCGTCTGTTGCCGCCGCGCAATACAACATTGCGGCGAATCAGATTGATAACGTGCAGATTATCCGCATGGCGGCGGAAGAGTTTACGCAGGCAATGAACGGCGTGCGCGAATTTAACCGCTTGCAGGGTATCGATCTGAAAAGCTATCAGTGCGAAACGATTTTTGTCGATCCGCCCCGCAGCGGTCTGGACAGCGAAACGGAGAAAATGGTACAGGCATATCCGCGCATTCTGTACATCTCCTGTAATCCGGAGACGCTGTGCAAGAACCTGGAAACGTTAAGCCAGACGCATGACGTATCACGTCTGGCGCTGTTTGATCAGTTTCCGTATACGCACCATATGGAGTGTGGGGTGTTGTTGACGGCGAAGTGAGTGTCATAACCGGATGATGACGCAAAGCGTCTCATCCGGCCTCTCCTCTTTATTCCGACACTTCCTGCTTGCGATTACGCATTTTCACGCCGATCCAGAAGACCAGAATGACCGACAGCACCGCCGGGAAGAAGTTGGAACCGATATCCGGATATTCCGCGCGCACCACGGTGCTGTAAAGCAGAACGCCGAGAATAAAGCAGGCGGCAGCCAGACCCGGTAAACCCACAGGCATGGTGCGATTCAAATAACGTTGATGCAGACAGTACACCGTCAGCACCAACGAGATAATCGGAAATACAGAGAACGGCACGATGGAGCTAAACAGCGCCGCGAATGTACCATTGATTGACAAGCCAGCGACCAGCGCCAGCAGCAGCGTACCTTTATCCTGAACTGACTGTTTCATTACTCTTCCTTCACGTTACCCGGAATGAGGGGCATCTTCTCTTGTTCACGGCGATACCAGTAATACGCACCTTTCGAAATCATGCGCAGTTGCAGTACCAGTCGCTCTTCTAACTGCCGACGCTGTTCCGCGCCCACGTCCAGCGCTTCGGCGCCTGCACTGAAGACAATCGTCACCATCGCTTCGGCTTGCGCTTCAGTAAACGCACGCGGCATATGGTTTTCGATTTCCAGATAGTCCGCAAGTTCCGCGATGAAGTGCTGAATTTCTCGCGCAACGGCAGCACGGAACGCCGCTGAGGTGCCAGAACGTTCACGCAATAATAAACGGAAGGCGTTGGGGTTGTTACCGATGAACTCCATAAATGTGGAGACCGAGGTGCGGATCACACTCCCGCCCTTGGCGATACGCTGACGAGCCTGGCGCATCAACTGACGCAACATCAGACCGCTTTCATCAACCATGG
The sequence above is drawn from the Citrobacter amalonaticus genome and encodes:
- the fabR gene encoding HTH-type transcriptional repressor FabR; protein product: MMGVRAQQKEKTRRSLVEAAFSQLSAERSFASLSLREVAREAGIAPTSFYRHFRDVDELGLTMVDESGLMLRQLMRQARQRIAKGGSVIRTSVSTFMEFIGNNPNAFRLLLRERSGTSAAFRAAVAREIQHFIAELADYLEIENHMPRAFTEAQAEAMVTIVFSAGAEALDVGAEQRRQLEERLVLQLRMISKGAYYWYRREQEKMPLIPGNVKEE
- the btuB gene encoding TonB-dependent vitamin B12 receptor BtuB; the encoded protein is MIKKTSLLTALSVTAFSGWAQDATPDTLVVTANRFQQPVNTVLAPTDIVTREDIERWQSRTVLDVMRRLPGVDVAQNGGMGQSSSLFVRGTEAKHVLVLVDGIPVARPGITNNSDIDQIPVSLVQRIEYIRGPRSAIYGSGAIGGVVNIITMTGEERSQINAGVGSKGYQQYDGTYRQRFGDTVVTAAGAYQTTKGFDVQPRSSYSGDSDRDGYRNKLFWGGVEHKFNDQFDGYFRGYGYASNADYDQGNWGYDGGNDEHQNYTQSWDTGLRFNSGIYSSQLVANYQRIKDYNYSSLNGRYATGYSLDDMEQRYVQWGNNVIVGHGAVSAGVDWKQEKLMSFGEYGTDNYKRDNTGLYLTGQQQIDSVTLEASGREDHDDQFGWHGTWQTAAGWQFVDDYKVTLSYGTGFLAPSLGQQFGAERFGIASNPNLKPEESKQWEAGLEGLTGPLDWRLSTYRYKIQNLIDYNNNTYFNVKSATIKGLEWTGNLTTGPVDHRLTLQYVDPRDDETDQPLYRRAKQQVKYELSGQVYDLGWDVTYQYIGERYDYDYDNSRKVKMGGLSVWDLGLSYPVTSHLTVRGKIANLFDKDYETVYGYQTAGREYTLSGSYTF
- the murI gene encoding glutamate racemase encodes the protein MATKLQDGNTPCLAATPSDPRPTVLVFDSGVGGLSVYDEIRHLLPDLHYIYAFDNVAFPYGEKSEAFIVERVVEIVTAVQQRYPLSLAVIACNTASTVSLPALREKFAFPVVGVVPAIKPAARLTANGVVGLLATRGTVKRPYTHELIARFANECQIAMLGSAELVELAEAKLHGEPVPLEELQRILRPWLRMPEPPDTVVLGCTHFPLLQEELLQVLPEGTRLVDSGAAIARRTAWLLEHEAPDAKSADANIAYCMAMTPETEQLLPVLQRYGFESLEKLTV
- a CDS encoding YijD family membrane protein; the protein is MKQSVQDKGTLLLALVAGLSINGTFAALFSSIVPFSVFPIISLVLTVYCLHQRYLNRTMPVGLPGLAAACFILGVLLYSTVVRAEYPDIGSNFFPAVLSVILVFWIGVKMRNRKQEVSE
- the trmA gene encoding tRNA (uridine(54)-C5)-methyltransferase TrmA; the protein is MTPEHLPTEQYDVQLAEKVVRLQSMMAPFSDLVPEVFRSPVSHYRMRAEFRIWHDGDDLYHIIFDQQSKSRISVDSFPAASELINQLMTAMIAGVRDNRVLRHKLFQIDYLTTMSNQAVVSLLYHKKLDDEWREAAEALRDALRAQNLNVHLIGRATKTKIALDQDYIDERLPVAGKEMIYRQVENSFTQPNAAMNIQMLEWALDVTKGSKGDLLELYCGNGNFSLALARNFDRVLATEIAKPSVAAAQYNIAANQIDNVQIIRMAAEEFTQAMNGVREFNRLQGIDLKSYQCETIFVDPPRSGLDSETEKMVQAYPRILYISCNPETLCKNLETLSQTHDVSRLALFDQFPYTHHMECGVLLTAK